Genomic segment of Salvia hispanica cultivar TCC Black 2014 chromosome 2, UniMelb_Shisp_WGS_1.0, whole genome shotgun sequence:
CTATTTTTCGGTATTTCAGTATTTTTCCCCAACCCTATACATGACCATCGGAATGTGTACGTGAACTTGGCTGGTGTTTTACAAAAAAAGACGTTTTATCACAACGGACGTTGATTTACAAAACTATGTATCTAAACGTGAATTCAATGTTGTATCACAAAGGTACCAACTGAAAAATCTTTTGTAACCATTAGTTTACCTTTCCATCTAATGTAGAAGAAGGATTGTTTATTctattatcaattatttttctataaattaaatcaagaaTAACAAAccatatcataaataaatttcttaGGTTCTATAATACTAGGTTTAGGGTTGAGAAAAAACGAATTCATCTCTTTTTTAACAACAAAAATGCTagttaattcatatttttaaaatcatgggtacttttttcattttaaatttagatttgGCTAAAATTGGGTGTTAGCATCTTAAATAATCAACTCAACATTGGGGgatgatgataaaataatcGTATATTCGAATGATTAGATGCTGACTATATgatcaaataaattcaaaaattaatcaacCACTCGAAAGAATAGTGGATCAgcttgagtcatttttatcaATCTATAAATCTTCAATTCAAAtgaattagaataaaattaaacacgTAATATTCGAAACTAAACATTCTTATTATCTCAATCAATTTCCACTCGCAACAAATAAAGCCAACCTATATGATAATACAAGTAGCACCATTACTACAAATTTCCACATCAAATTACAAGAATTGCACCATTCTCCCCCAAAGTCTCTCTTCCACCGATAAGACAAATGGAAGGACTTAAGTGAAAGGAAAATCTAATCTAACACTAGTATGTATACATATGTGCTCAAtattttagtactataattgtaaattttataCTTATGAACACATACATACATCTCTATGAAAGTTctaaaaaaacattataataCAAATATGTAAAAGTTAGAAGAGTTAGAACCACTCTACCATGCATTTTGGGTAGAAACCAGTCGCTGTAGCTACTTCAGACAGTGACTGCAATTCTTTCTGAACTTTCATTCTCTCATAGAAAACTGAGCACGCTAACGAAGTACATTTCACTCCACTTTCAACAACCCAATCCCCCCCTCCACAATGACGACATAtctgcagagagagagagagagagatttaaCAGATTGCTGTAATAGGTCAAACAGAAATGGAGTGTCTTTCAACAACGAATACATAAGAATTCTGAGAAGTATCTTATACTCACAGCAGTAAGGTGTTGGATATTCTTTTCGAGTTTCGAAGTTCTTCCCGCCAAGGCTATAGCAACAGTTGTTTCATTCTTGGAACAGACATGGCAGAGATGAGCTGATCCCTGAACCACCTCTCCACAGATAGTACAATGCTGCGATGCATAGTAATAATCAATTCTCATCCTCTGTGGATTCTGCGCAACAGTCTGGCGTTTCCCAGCAGTTTCGCGCACCGGGCGGGGTGTGTCCAGGAACCACTGGTTCAGATCAGCTCCAACCAGCCCAAACACTCTCTGCAAAGCAGGCATGATTTGTTTCCTAATGTAATAGATATCATTTAGTCTGAAAGGGGAATTGATGGCTAGAAGTTCAAGCGGGTCGACCACCATGTCCATTAGACGAGCACCGGGCTCACCATGGATCACAACGTAAGGTATCCGCTCAGCATACCGAGGCTCTGCCCGAGGGTCTTTGCGCAGTGATTTGGTGGCCACAATTGCAGCCGGAGGAAGTGAATAAGCACGTTCAGCGTACGTGCCCAAGCGAACCTCCTTTGCAAAAACAAAGTCCTGAATGGAGACCCTGCCAGATAATATCTTCGTCCACTGGCGCAGCACGTAAGCTTTTACCTGAACAAGGAAAGTGGAAAAGGAAATATGCTTTCAGATCTTCACATAAAAAACAAGTTGTTGCTATACAAATGGGCCGGGGTTGCTGAAGCACCCCCTAGTACCCTCCCCCAAAACACTTCCGTACCTTATATATATCCTGGCTTTCGAAATAGATCCTCAATGACTGCTCCATGGTTTTGGATACAGCAGCACATGTATCTCTTCGAACTGTCTCAATACCCTTAGCATCAAAGATCGGCTTGCTCTGATCGGGACTCTCGTAGCTGTAACCAACATATCGCTTCTTTGTAAGGAGGAAGCAGGGGTGATAAaccttttccattttcaatgTGACAGGACTGGGATTCATTTTGGTTATTGCAGATGCAATTTCTCGTCCAATCGCAAACGCTTCTTGAACAGACCGCCCTTTAAGGAGCACGAACATGCTGTACCCAATAAGAGCATGAGTAACTCATCAAGGAGAAAAccaaaccaattttttttgacaattaACTCTTTTCGATTTTAAAGGACtaataaaagaattataatgAGTAAGACTACAAACCTATCTGTATCACCGTAAATAACTTTCGCTTTCCACTTGTCATTTGAGTTTACGAAAGAGATTGCAGTTTCCAAAGTTCTACGGCCACACTGCACGATACTATCCGCAAGTTCAGCACAAGGCATGCGTCCACTAAACCCAGCAGCTGTATAGCCATAGGTGACATTTGCTATAAGCTTTAAAGCAAGCTGTCGAGCATTTAATATCCTGTGTCGAACAAGCTGAGACGGATCTAACTTTTTCATTGCTTGTTTCACCATGATTCTGGTTGATAGTATCTCTTCCAACAGCCTAGGTAGTATACCTCTCCGTACCTTTGATGGAACATAGGCGACACCATTTGGTGCTACCAGTAACTCTTGCTTCGAATTGCGTAACGTATTTAATTGTGGTGAATATGCACAGACGCCAAGTCCATGTGTCATTGGAGGTGTGATCTTTCCCAGACATGTACAAAAGCAGAGGTTATATCCAATTACCATCGACGGATAAAGAGACTGAAAATCCAAAACAACGACAGGATCTGCATAAAACCTTGATTCTGGCTCCATAACAAGCGGTATACATTCCATTGCCGGTTGACTAGCCACCTGTTGGGTTCCGGGGGAAATGGCAAGATAGTTCTGTGTGTGAGCTAAACGCAAAAACATTGATTCAACACGATACTGTGAGCCTCGAGATAGTACTGAAAAGAAGTCAATACCAAATACTCTAGCAAGTTCTGATGTTCGATTTATCATGTCGAGCTGATTCAGAATCTGTAAATTCAACTTTGCTCTCTCACTTGTATGATCAATAGATCTATACCTTGCTCGTCCAGGGCCACTAGCAAACCATCTTGTTAGCACTTTCCAAGGGATGTATGGAATTTTTCGCCTCAGCACTGTCTCAGCAACAGCTTCAACTGTGTACATATTTAGCTTCACTTCATTACGCATTAGTCTCCATACATTGAGCACAATTCTACCACTAACATGAACACCACTGGCATGCGTCCGGCCCCACTCGTCCTCAATTATGGAGTTCTCTAGATGAACTACTTCACCAGTAACAGATTTGgaatctttttctttgtcaGAAGCCCTAGAATCTGCAGAAGATATATTGATTCGAGATGGCGTCCTCGATATATTATTCAGCAAACCAATGCCAAGATGTGCTGCCCTTTCAGCCAAAAACCCAAGGGAACTGCTTTGAACATCCCAGCCCATAAGAATATCAGGGTCAAAATCATGGATTAGCTTCGTGAAATGATTAAGCAATTGTGATTCTTCCTGAAAAACACATGTCTTGGACTCCGAAACTGCATCAAGATCCTTTTCCAGATTAGCAGAATCACATCGCAGAAGAACATAAGTATCGGACATAGATGCATTGTCCtcttgaaaaataagaatgatAGCATTGATGCCATCAAAGCGAGGATCCGGTCTTAACTCCCCTCTAGACTCAGCCTGCACCTCCACACTAAGTAATGTTAGCTGCTGTCCTTCACCCGCACTTGCTGGGTCTCGAAAACCAATCTGACTTAATGGAGTGAACCTCATCTTTTTATCAGGACCAGATATCTGAGAGGTATCTAGTGAGCAGCTGGTTTCTAGTTTCCTCTTAATCTCTTGATTATGCTCTGGTGGTTGAGTTCGCTCTGGCCTTTTGTCGCACATGGACATAAAAGCAGACTCAGGCATGATGGACCTGTCAGTAGCCTGAGAATCTCGTTCTTCCACCAAATCAGATATCGGAAGAAATTGCGGTGGTGAGTCCATCTTGT
This window contains:
- the LOC125205897 gene encoding DNA polymerase zeta catalytic subunit isoform X10, whose protein sequence is MTPLAWIFRQIQVVIYLWLLRSSAGEVYPVFRRQSTSELEADAVAHDIVNQQFISYVSMSQTPSNTKVVQSLIPIWEEEHAANGVTEVTLLDPEKPLPRDVLRDLLGGAEFEKFIEVLDDSDNCSLLTPESVKSSAVCGDFLDPAAANLEESSYLPSNYLKAVEKDGPLISLSSSLQKFVAAETNETDAAKQLQLSANVEPSTAKDEDALRLLKWLASSQASEDINSDDELTRETILSPLLPSKDIDKVLERANVDYESESQKECQDILDSVDMINNEDQDSIPFQSAEYNDPVKHLWSRVIPQVDGSSDDPPSTPCSGESPKTEYSEAKSNVETQSWSRIASNLRNKHLNKRPQWGSLPVCCQKVSDFSPPSVKEDLGTSLTGNVSDKLPSVKVDKKKDICHSGKASVIAECSTRDLMRRKRSCRVEPVDHRSPVGVRDAKLCSGSDCASRDVYLASRSRSCDENKKALTSRTKSHESNINSSVEVCSEAIHINPSCSPVLGELHGSSCEDGIDAENLLKKGNTKCVNPNYSCSGENLHSTVDSNMNVDESEQAHVSTKKTFGKVLGRTMQLTDIVESCTVPSNSAASETTYNTDCTSERYPTSVSIHKLHNVPTENLKGMERETTDMQFEKLPYFGKGPGMDEAYDSSKDIDQEAETVKLTAMTIPKKPPTIDWKDEGKTEAPLSLQGGSANDLQPFFERNFLEDEQLPCVSPRKSGLVDNHEAVMGVPVLYQNDGSYLYMLTPAMSPPSRQSVDRWLLSDCSDISRHKMDSPPQFLPISDLVEERDSQATDRSIMPESAFMSMCDKRPERTQPPEHNQEIKRKLETSCSLDTSQISGPDKKMRFTPLSQIGFRDPASAGEGQQLTLLSVEVQAESRGELRPDPRFDGINAIILIFQEDNASMSDTYVLLRCDSANLEKDLDAVSESKTCVFQEESQLLNHFTKLIHDFDPDILMGWDVQSSSLGFLAERAAHLGIGLLNNISRTPSRINISSADSRASDKEKDSKSVTGEVVHLENSIIEDEWGRTHASGVHVSGRIVLNVWRLMRNEVKLNMYTVEAVAETVLRRKIPYIPWKVLTRWFASGPGRARYRSIDHTSERAKLNLQILNQLDMINRTSELARVFGIDFFSVLSRGSQYRVESMFLRLAHTQNYLAISPGTQQVASQPAMECIPLVMEPESRFYADPVVVLDFQSLYPSMVIGYNLCFCTCLGKITPPMTHGLGVCAYSPQLNTLRNSKQELLVAPNGVAYVPSKVRRGILPRLLEEILSTRIMVKQAMKKLDPSQLVRHRILNARQLALKLIANVTYGYTAAGFSGRMPCAELADSIVQCGRRTLETAISFVNSNDKWKAKVIYGDTDSMFVLLKGRSVQEAFAIGREIASAITKMNPSPVTLKMEKVYHPCFLLTKKRYVGYSYESPDQSKPIFDAKGIETVRRDTCAAVSKTMEQSLRIYFESQDIYKVKAYVLRQWTKILSGRVSIQDFVFAKEVRLGTYAERAYSLPPAAIVATKSLRKDPRAEPRYAERIPYVVIHGEPGARLMDMVVDPLELLAINSPFRLNDIYYIRKQIMPALQRVFGLVGADLNQWFLDTPRPVRETAGKRQTVAQNPQRMRIDYYYASQHCTICGEVVQGSAHLCHVCSKNETTVAIALAGRTSKLEKNIQHLTAICRHCGGGDWVVESGVKCTSLACSVFYERMKVQKELQSLSEVATATGFYPKCMVEWF
- the LOC125205897 gene encoding DNA polymerase zeta catalytic subunit isoform X9 is translated as MDFQADSGGDLSLATPVWISSTIPDGWIWKFSNQLSSSAGEVYPVFRRQSTSELEADAVAHDIVNQQFISYVSMSQTPSNTKVVQSLIPIWEEEHAANGVTEVTLLDPEKPLPRDVLRDLLGGAEFEKFIEVLDDSDNCSLLTPESVKSSAVCGDFLDPAAANLEESSYLPSNYLKAVEKDGPLISLSSSLQKFVAAETNETDAAKQLQLSANVEPSTAKDEDALRLLKWLASSQASEDINSDDELTRETILSPLLPSKDIDKVLERANVDYESESQKECQDILDSVDMINNEDQDSIPFQSAEYNDPVKHLWSRVIPQVDGSSDDPPSTPCSGESPKTEYSEAKSNVETQSWSRIASNLRNKHLNKRPQWGSLPVCCQKVSDFSPPSVKEDLGTSLTGNVSDKLPSVKVDKKKDICHSGKASVIAECSTRDLMRRKRSCRVEPVDHRSPVGVRDAKLCSGSDCASRDVYLASRSRSCDENKKALTSRTKSHESNINSSVEVCSEAIHINPSCSPVLGELHGSSCEDGIDAENLLKKGNTKCVNPNYSCSGENLHSTVDSNMNVDESEQAHVSTKKTFGKVLGRTMQLTDIVESCTVPSNSAASETTYNTDCTSERYPTSVSIHKLHNVPTENLKGMERETTDMQFEKLPYFGKGPGMDEAYDSSKDIDQEAETVKLTAMTIPKKPPTIDWKDEGKTEAPLSLQGGSANDLQPFFERNFLEDEQLPCVSPRKSGLVDNHEAVMGVPVLYQNDGSYLYMLTPAMSPPSRQSVDRWLLSDCSDISRHKMDSPPQFLPISDLVEERDSQATDRSIMPESAFMSMCDKRPERTQPPEHNQEIKRKLETSCSLDTSQISGPDKKMRFTPLSQIGFRDPASAGEGQQLTLLSVEVQAESRGELRPDPRFDGINAIILIFQEDNASMSDTYVLLRCDSANLEKDLDAVSESKTCVFQEESQLLNHFTKLIHDFDPDILMGWDVQSSSLGFLAERAAHLGIGLLNNISRTPSRINISSADSRASDKEKDSKSVTGEVVHLENSIIEDEWGRTHASGVHVSGRIVLNVWRLMRNEVKLNMYTVEAVAETVLRRKIPYIPWKVLTRWFASGPGRARYRSIDHTSERAKLNLQILNQLDMINRTSELARVFGIDFFSVLSRGSQYRVESMFLRLAHTQNYLAISPGTQQVASQPAMECIPLVMEPESRFYADPVVVLDFQSLYPSMVIGYNLCFCTCLGKITPPMTHGLGVCAYSPQLNTLRNSKQELLVAPNGVAYVPSKVRRGILPRLLEEILSTRIMVKQAMKKLDPSQLVRHRILNARQLALKLIANVTYGYTAAGFSGRMPCAELADSIVQCGRRTLETAISFVNSNDKWKAKVIYGDTDSMFVLLKGRSVQEAFAIGREIASAITKMNPSPVTLKMEKVYHPCFLLTKKRYVGYSYESPDQSKPIFDAKGIETVRRDTCAAVSKTMEQSLRIYFESQDIYKVKAYVLRQWTKILSGRVSIQDFVFAKEVRLGTYAERAYSLPPAAIVATKSLRKDPRAEPRYAERIPYVVIHGEPGARLMDMVVDPLELLAINSPFRLNDIYYIRKQIMPALQRVFGLVGADLNQWFLDTPRPVRETAGKRQTVAQNPQRMRIDYYYASQHCTICGEVVQGSAHLCHVCSKNETTVAIALAGRTSKLEKNIQHLTAICRHCGGGDWVVESGVKCTSLACSVFYERMKVQKELQSLSEVATATGFYPKCMVEWF
- the LOC125205897 gene encoding DNA polymerase zeta catalytic subunit isoform X11, with product MVVALQLSEDIVNQQFISYVSMSQTPSNTKVVQSLIPIWEEEHAANGVTEVTLLDPEKPLPRDVLRDLLGGAEFEKFIEVLDDSDNCSLLTPESVKSSAVCGDFLDPAAANLEESSYLPSNYLKAVEKDGPLISLSSSLQKFVAAETNETDAAKQLQLSANVEPSTAKDEDALRLLKWLASSQASEDINSDDELTRETILSPLLPSKDIDKVLERANVDYESESQKECQDILDSVDMINNEDQDSIPFQSAEYNDPVKHLWSRVIPQVDGSSDDPPSTPCSGESPKTEYSEAKSNVETQSWSRIASNLRNKHLNKRPQWGSLPVCCQKVSDFSPPSVKEDLGTSLTGNVSDKLPSVKVDKKKDICHSGKASVIAECSTRDLMRRKRSCRVEPVDHRSPVGVRDAKLCSGSDCASRDVYLASRSRSCDENKKALTSRTKSHESNINSSVEVCSEAIHINPSCSPVLGELHGSSCEDGIDAENLLKKGNTKCVNPNYSCSGENLHSTVDSNMNVDESEQAHVSTKKTFGKVLGRTMQLTDIVESCTVPSNSAASETTYNTDCTSERYPTSVSIHKLHNVPTENLKGMERETTDMQFEKLPYFGKGPGMDEAYDSSKDIDQEAETVKLTAMTIPKKPPTIDWKDEGKTEAPLSLQGGSANDLQPFFERNFLEDEQLPCVSPRKSGLVDNHEAVMGVPVLYQNDGSYLYMLTPAMSPPSRQSVDRWLLSDCSDISRHKMDSPPQFLPISDLVEERDSQATDRSIMPESAFMSMCDKRPERTQPPEHNQEIKRKLETSCSLDTSQISGPDKKMRFTPLSQIGFRDPASAGEGQQLTLLSVEVQAESRGELRPDPRFDGINAIILIFQEDNASMSDTYVLLRCDSANLEKDLDAVSESKTCVFQEESQLLNHFTKLIHDFDPDILMGWDVQSSSLGFLAERAAHLGIGLLNNISRTPSRINISSADSRASDKEKDSKSVTGEVVHLENSIIEDEWGRTHASGVHVSGRIVLNVWRLMRNEVKLNMYTVEAVAETVLRRKIPYIPWKVLTRWFASGPGRARYRSIDHTSERAKLNLQILNQLDMINRTSELARVFGIDFFSVLSRGSQYRVESMFLRLAHTQNYLAISPGTQQVASQPAMECIPLVMEPESRFYADPVVVLDFQSLYPSMVIGYNLCFCTCLGKITPPMTHGLGVCAYSPQLNTLRNSKQELLVAPNGVAYVPSKVRRGILPRLLEEILSTRIMVKQAMKKLDPSQLVRHRILNARQLALKLIANVTYGYTAAGFSGRMPCAELADSIVQCGRRTLETAISFVNSNDKWKAKVIYGDTDSMFVLLKGRSVQEAFAIGREIASAITKMNPSPVTLKMEKVYHPCFLLTKKRYVGYSYESPDQSKPIFDAKGIETVRRDTCAAVSKTMEQSLRIYFESQDIYKVKAYVLRQWTKILSGRVSIQDFVFAKEVRLGTYAERAYSLPPAAIVATKSLRKDPRAEPRYAERIPYVVIHGEPGARLMDMVVDPLELLAINSPFRLNDIYYIRKQIMPALQRVFGLVGADLNQWFLDTPRPVRETAGKRQTVAQNPQRMRIDYYYASQHCTICGEVVQGSAHLCHVCSKNETTVAIALAGRTSKLEKNIQHLTAICRHCGGGDWVVESGVKCTSLACSVFYERMKVQKELQSLSEVATATGFYPKCMVEWF
- the LOC125205897 gene encoding DNA polymerase zeta catalytic subunit isoform X6; the protein is MHSVSLSLEKALKLKGNTGSKRQHVHGCNLVRAKKFYGYHSSEELFVKIYFYHPQDVSRAANLLLVGAVLDKNLQPYESHIPFLLQFLIDYNLYGMGHLHVSKMKFRHPVPDVYSHQKLKYSSKLRTSRDDTTCMDFQADSGGDLSLATPVWISSTIPDGWIWKFSNQLSSSAGEVYPVFRRQSTSELEADAVAHDIVNQQFISYVSMSQTPSNTKVVQSLIPIWEEEHAANGVTEVTLLDPEKPLPRDVLRDLLGGAEFEKFIEVLDDSDNCSLLTPESVKSSAVCGDFLDPAAANLEESSYLPSNYLKAVEKDGPLISLSSSLQKFVAAETNETDAAKQLQLSANVEPSTAKDEDALRLLKWLASSQASEDINSDDELTRETILSPLLPSKDIDKVLERANVDYESESQKECQDILDSVDMINNEDQDSIPFQSAEYNDPVKHLWSRVIPQVDGSSDDPPSTPCSGESPKTEYSEAKSNVETQSWSRIASNLRNKHLNKRPQWGSLPVCCQKVSDFSPPSVKEDLGTSLTGNVSDKLPSVKVDKKKDICHSGKASVIAECSTRDLMRRKRSCRVEPVDHRSPVGVRDAKLCSGSDCASRDVYLASRSRSCDENKKALTSRTKSHESNINSSVEVCSEAIHINPSCSPVLGELHGSSCEDGIDAENLLKKGNTKCVNPNYSCSGENLHSTVDSNMNVDESEQAHVSTKKTFGKVLGRTMQLTDIVESCTVPSNSAASETTYNTDCTSERYPTSVSIHKLHNVPTENLKGMERETTDMQFEKLPYFGKGPGMDEAYDSSKDIDQEAETVKLTAMTIPKKPPTIDWKDEGKTEAPLSLQGGSANDLQPFFERNFLEDEQLPCVSPRKSGLVDNHEAVMGVPVLYQNDGSYLYMLTPAMSPPSRQSVDRWLLSDCSDISRHKMDSPPQFLPISDLVEERDSQATDRSIMPESAFMSMCDKRPERTQPPEHNQEIKRKLETSCSLDTSQISGPDKKMRFTPLSQIGFRDPASAGEGQQLTLLSVEVQAESRGELRPDPRFDGINAIILIFQEDNASMSDTYVLLRCDSANLEKDLDAVSESKTCVFQEESQLLNHFTKLIHDFDPDILMGWDVQSSSLGFLAERAAHLGIGLLNNISRTPSRINISSADSRASDKEKDSKSVTGEVVHLENSIIEDEWGRTHASGVHVSGRIVLNVWRLMRNEVKLNMYTVEAVAETVLRRKIPYIPWKVLTRWFASGPGRARYRSIDHTSERAKLNLQILNQLDMINRTSELARVFGIDFFSVLSRGSQYRVESMFLRLAHTQNYLAISPGTQQVASQPAMECIPLVMEPESRFYADPVVVLDFQSLYPSMVIGYNLCFCTCLGKITPPMTHGLGVCAYSPQLNTLRNSKQELLVAPNGVAYVPSKVRRGILPRLLEEILSTRIMVKQAMKKLDPSQLVRHRILNARQLALKLIANVTYGYTAAGFSGRMPCAELADSIVQCGRRTLETAISFVNSNDKWKAKVIYGDTDSMFVLLKGRSVQEAFAIGREIASAITKMNPSPVTLKMEKVYHPCFLLTKKRYVGYSYESPDQSKPIFDAKGIETVRRDTCAAVSKTMEQSLRIYFESQDIYKVKAYVLRQWTKILSGRVSIQDFVFAKEVRLGTYAERAYSLPPAAIVATKSLRKDPRAEPRYAERIPYVVIHGEPGARLMDMVVDPLELLAINSPFRLNDIYYIRKQIMPALQRVFGLVGADLNQWFLDTPRPVRETAGKRQTVAQNPQRMRIDYYYASQHCTICGEVVQGSAHLCHVCSKNETTVAIALAGRTSKLEKNIQHLTAICRHCGGGDWVVESGVKCTSLACSVFYERMKVQKELQSLSEVATATGFYPKCMVEWF